A region of Paenibacillus sp. 37 DNA encodes the following proteins:
- a CDS encoding carbohydrate ABC transporter permease produces MITKSSLYRKEMLYGYLFILPPILGLLIFVMFPFLYSLYGSFTDWDGLGQMNFIGLANFKDLLTDDLFYKAMFNTFFLMLGIPIGLLLALLLAMGLNRKIPGTTTFRVIYYIPVISSLAAVSIMWNWAYNGDYGLVNQFLDLFGIKGPNWLANKDTVKPALIIMTVWKGLGYTMLLYLAALQSVSRTYYEAAELDGANGFQIFRNITWPMVKPVTFFLIVTNIIGGSQIFTEMNIMTPTGGPEYSSASIVFYIWQKAFSNLQMGYASAMAMILGIFIFVITLVQFKMNEKSAYDGD; encoded by the coding sequence GTGATTACGAAATCGAGTTTGTATCGCAAAGAGATGCTGTACGGATATCTGTTTATTTTACCTCCGATTCTTGGATTGCTGATCTTTGTCATGTTCCCGTTCCTCTACTCCCTTTATGGTTCCTTTACGGATTGGGACGGACTGGGACAGATGAACTTTATCGGTTTGGCCAACTTCAAGGATTTGCTGACGGATGACCTCTTCTACAAAGCGATGTTTAATACATTCTTCCTGATGCTCGGTATTCCGATTGGATTGTTGCTCGCATTGTTGCTGGCAATGGGTCTGAATCGTAAAATTCCCGGCACCACGACATTCCGAGTAATCTATTACATCCCGGTCATTTCTTCCCTCGCTGCCGTGTCCATTATGTGGAACTGGGCTTATAACGGGGATTACGGTCTGGTGAACCAGTTCCTTGACCTGTTTGGGATTAAAGGGCCTAACTGGCTTGCGAACAAAGACACGGTCAAACCAGCTCTGATTATTATGACAGTGTGGAAGGGTCTGGGATACACGATGTTATTGTACTTGGCGGCACTGCAAAGTGTATCACGTACATACTACGAGGCGGCTGAGCTGGATGGAGCCAATGGGTTCCAAATCTTCCGCAATATCACCTGGCCTATGGTGAAGCCAGTTACCTTTTTCCTCATTGTTACAAATATTATTGGGGGTTCCCAGATCTTCACCGAGATGAACATTATGACACCTACGGGTGGTCCCGAATATTCTTCGGCATCGATCGTTTTCTACATCTGGCAGAAAGCCTTCAGTAACTTGCAGATGGGTTATGCCTCAGCGATGGCCATGATTCTTGGTATTTTCATTTTTGTCATTACCTTGGTGCAATTCAAAATGAACGAAAAATCAGCCTATGATGGGGATTGA
- a CDS encoding carbohydrate ABC transporter permease — translation MSYSQKRKLTNSIIFIVLAIGAIAMIAPLIWMLSTSLKEKQDVFALPPVWIPEVFQFGKYKEIWEAGPLLSGIKNSLIVAVSVTVVGTFTSSIAAFAFAKLRFPHKNKLFLALLASMMIPYPTVMIPQFIMFAKLGWVDTLLPLIVPGLFGNVIMIFFLRQYLLSVPDAIIEAAKIDGSSYFRLYSSITFPLIKPAIAAQLILWFMGIWNDYLAPIIYLNSPEKQTLQLVIANFNATYAIQTDYPLIMAASIVALLPVLIIFLIFQKQIIESVAISGVKG, via the coding sequence ATGTCTTACAGTCAAAAGAGGAAATTAACAAACTCGATCATTTTTATCGTACTCGCGATTGGTGCGATTGCGATGATTGCACCACTGATCTGGATGTTGTCCACGTCATTGAAGGAGAAGCAGGATGTGTTCGCGCTTCCGCCTGTATGGATACCTGAAGTATTCCAATTTGGAAAGTATAAAGAAATCTGGGAAGCAGGCCCGCTGCTCAGCGGGATCAAAAACAGCCTCATCGTTGCGGTGAGTGTAACTGTGGTGGGTACGTTTACGTCCAGTATCGCTGCCTTTGCTTTTGCCAAGTTAAGATTCCCGCACAAAAACAAACTGTTTCTCGCATTGCTGGCATCCATGATGATTCCTTATCCGACAGTCATGATCCCACAATTCATCATGTTTGCAAAGCTGGGCTGGGTGGATACGCTGTTACCACTGATTGTTCCTGGCCTGTTCGGTAACGTCATCATGATCTTTTTCCTGCGTCAATATCTGCTTAGTGTGCCTGATGCGATTATTGAAGCAGCCAAAATCGATGGAAGTTCCTACTTCCGGCTGTACTCCAGTATTACGTTTCCACTCATCAAACCGGCGATTGCTGCACAGCTGATTCTCTGGTTCATGGGCATCTGGAATGATTATCTGGCACCAATTATCTATCTGAATTCACCGGAGAAGCAGACGTTACAGCTCGTTATCGCGAACTTCAATGCCACGTATGCGATTCAAACCGATTACCCACTTATTATGGCGGCGTCGATTGTAGCCCTGTTACCGGTATTAATCATCTTCCTGATCTTCCAGAAACAGATTATTGAATCGGTTGCCATTTCGGGAGTCAAGGGATGA
- a CDS encoding arabinan endo-1,5-alpha-L-arabinosidase, with amino-acid sequence MLLLMVVGATGCSGETVSRPVFPKAPQDTQLYDTSILDDESRWTVNNAHDPAIIKTDQGYYVYSTDVRVAGEAKPGVMVRKSDDLIHWKWVGQALPGIPQEALDWTGAVNLWAPDVIQVGDTYRMYYSASSFGSTQSAIGLQTSLSPEGPWTDEGLVVKTSANEQDKLNAIDANPIVDAEGNSWMVYGSFFDGIYIAPLDPDTGKFKDEGYGTRIAARDRATEEGAVEGPYIVYNPEFKKYYLFVSYDSLFEDYNVRVARADSITGPYTDINGNNMLDTEYLPQYEIGTKILGGYRFTEGEGWVAPGHNSVLKDGDDYYIVHHARGETDKNWPYLHVRKMLWTKDGWPVVSPERYAGETTQDIPKSMIAGAWEGMALDPSVDGQIQAVPYTLTSNGKIKSEKGSGTWTLDDKQTLTLKWKESPWGGASTEELKLLPSWDWERSQPAIVVTGLNDHGVAVWGKQISAAEE; translated from the coding sequence ATGTTGTTATTGATGGTTGTTGGAGCTACGGGTTGTTCAGGAGAAACGGTGTCCCGTCCGGTCTTTCCTAAAGCTCCTCAAGATACTCAGTTGTATGACACCTCCATTTTGGACGATGAATCACGCTGGACGGTGAACAATGCGCATGATCCGGCCATTATCAAAACAGACCAGGGATACTACGTCTATTCCACAGACGTTCGTGTAGCAGGAGAAGCGAAACCCGGCGTCATGGTACGCAAATCAGATGATCTGATCCACTGGAAGTGGGTAGGTCAGGCTCTGCCGGGTATTCCGCAAGAAGCGCTGGACTGGACAGGTGCAGTCAATCTGTGGGCACCCGATGTGATCCAAGTTGGCGATACCTATCGGATGTATTATTCGGCTTCTTCTTTTGGCAGTACCCAGTCGGCCATTGGTCTTCAGACATCCTTATCTCCCGAAGGTCCATGGACAGATGAAGGACTGGTTGTAAAAACTTCTGCGAATGAACAGGACAAATTAAATGCCATTGATGCCAATCCCATCGTAGATGCCGAGGGCAATTCGTGGATGGTATATGGTTCATTCTTTGACGGCATTTATATTGCGCCACTCGACCCCGACACCGGGAAATTCAAGGACGAGGGTTATGGTACTCGCATTGCTGCTCGGGATCGTGCAACTGAAGAGGGCGCAGTGGAAGGTCCCTACATTGTGTATAACCCGGAGTTCAAAAAGTATTATCTGTTCGTCTCCTATGATTCCTTATTCGAGGACTATAACGTGCGGGTTGCGCGTGCCGATTCAATCACAGGACCGTATACGGACATAAACGGCAATAACATGCTGGATACGGAGTATCTGCCGCAATATGAGATCGGCACCAAAATTCTCGGCGGTTATCGCTTCACAGAAGGTGAAGGCTGGGTTGCGCCTGGACATAACTCCGTGTTGAAGGACGGAGACGATTATTACATCGTGCATCATGCACGGGGTGAGACGGATAAAAACTGGCCATATCTGCATGTACGCAAAATGTTATGGACGAAGGACGGCTGGCCTGTCGTTTCACCTGAACGGTACGCAGGTGAGACCACACAGGATATTCCGAAGTCCATGATTGCCGGGGCGTGGGAAGGAATGGCACTTGATCCGTCCGTGGACGGGCAGATTCAAGCCGTGCCTTATACCCTAACAAGCAACGGTAAAATTAAAAGCGAAAAAGGTTCAGGAACCTGGACCCTTGATGACAAACAAACACTGACACTGAAGTGGAAAGAAAGCCCATGGGGCGGAGCCTCCACAGAAGAGCTGAAGCTGCTGCCGTCTTGGGACTGGGAGCGAAGCCAGCCGGCAATCGTAGTGACAGGCCTCAATGACCACGGCGTGGCAGTCTGGGGCAAGCAGATCAGCGCAGCTGAGGAGTAA
- a CDS encoding family 43 glycosylhydrolase, whose protein sequence is MTDSITFTNPILEQRADPWVYRHTDGYYYFSASVPAFDRIEIRRAETLEELRDAEPVTAWTKRDTGPMSANIWAPEIHFIDGKWYIHYAAAHTSETNEGLFDHRMYVLENDSANPLEGDWVEKGQIYTRWESFALDATTFEHKGIRYLVWAQKDPDIVGNSNLYIAEMENPWTLRGEQVMISTPEYDWEIIGFKVNEGAAVMHRNGRLFIGYSASATDYNYCMGLLTADENADLLDPASWVKSPEPVFQTCEGNGQYGPGHNSFTVSPDGKTDILIYHARNYKDIEGDPLYDPNRHARAQVIHWREDGTPDFGVPVPDGSAVAEAK, encoded by the coding sequence ATGACTGATTCTATTACATTTACTAATCCCATCCTGGAGCAGCGCGCAGATCCGTGGGTGTACCGTCATACAGACGGTTACTATTATTTCTCCGCTTCCGTACCAGCCTTTGACCGGATCGAGATCCGGCGAGCAGAGACGTTGGAAGAGTTAAGAGATGCTGAGCCGGTAACGGCTTGGACCAAGCGTGACACGGGGCCGATGAGTGCCAACATCTGGGCACCGGAGATTCATTTTATCGATGGCAAATGGTACATACACTACGCTGCGGCTCACACCAGTGAGACCAACGAAGGACTGTTCGATCACCGGATGTATGTTCTGGAGAACGATTCCGCGAATCCACTCGAAGGAGATTGGGTAGAAAAGGGACAGATTTACACACGGTGGGAATCATTCGCACTGGATGCAACAACCTTTGAACATAAGGGGATTCGCTATCTGGTCTGGGCGCAGAAAGATCCTGATATTGTGGGCAACTCCAACCTGTACATTGCCGAAATGGAGAACCCATGGACGCTACGCGGCGAGCAGGTTATGATCTCTACGCCTGAGTACGATTGGGAAATCATCGGCTTTAAAGTGAATGAAGGAGCAGCCGTGATGCATCGGAATGGGCGGTTGTTTATCGGCTACTCGGCAAGCGCGACCGATTACAATTATTGTATGGGTCTGCTCACCGCAGATGAAAATGCCGACTTGCTTGATCCGGCTAGCTGGGTGAAATCACCCGAGCCTGTATTCCAGACTTGTGAAGGGAACGGCCAATACGGTCCGGGGCATAACAGCTTTACGGTGTCACCGGATGGCAAGACCGATATTCTGATTTATCATGCGCGTAATTACAAAGACATCGAGGGTGATCCCTTGTATGATCCGAACCGTCACGCCCGTGCTCAAGTGATTCATTGGCGTGAAGATGGCACACCTGATTTCGGTGTTCCGGTTCCAGATGGCAGCGCAGTAGCTGAAGCAAAATAA
- a CDS encoding EcsC family protein — protein sequence MDSRETLDLELEQILKWEKQQKDLFIWDKIGRLPFAMLDKVMPKALKQKIGDSLNDVGQYVQNGGKFLVQKKKVAKLLQEEAEKSGYSMIDTSYRLEQEAEAEGTAKIHSVENLPLKVLDQVADNITESRTKFAAAQGAATGFGGIVTIAADIPMVMGLSLKVLQEMALCYGYDPDEPLERIFIVKCLQFSSADIVGKKAIIEELAAYDDPDKPIEVVSQMQGWREVFNSYSESFGWKKLFQLVPIAGMVFGSVSNKNTIRDVAEAGKMLYKKRLILQRLK from the coding sequence ATGGATTCACGCGAGACGTTGGACTTGGAGCTTGAACAGATTTTGAAATGGGAGAAACAACAGAAAGACTTGTTTATTTGGGATAAAATCGGGCGTTTGCCCTTTGCGATGTTGGATAAAGTGATGCCTAAAGCGCTGAAACAGAAGATCGGCGATTCCCTGAATGACGTGGGTCAGTATGTGCAGAATGGGGGCAAGTTCCTCGTACAGAAGAAAAAAGTAGCCAAGCTGCTGCAAGAGGAAGCCGAGAAGTCCGGTTATTCCATGATAGATACGTCCTATCGTCTGGAGCAGGAAGCTGAAGCGGAGGGGACAGCGAAGATTCATAGTGTGGAGAATCTGCCACTTAAAGTGCTGGACCAGGTGGCTGATAACATTACCGAGAGCCGAACCAAATTTGCTGCGGCGCAGGGAGCAGCTACAGGGTTTGGTGGCATTGTAACTATTGCAGCAGATATTCCGATGGTGATGGGGCTTTCTCTGAAGGTACTGCAGGAGATGGCTCTATGTTATGGTTATGATCCGGATGAACCGCTGGAGCGTATCTTTATCGTCAAATGTCTGCAATTCTCTTCCGCCGATATTGTAGGCAAGAAGGCGATCATTGAAGAACTGGCCGCCTACGACGATCCGGACAAGCCAATTGAAGTGGTATCGCAGATGCAGGGCTGGCGGGAAGTGTTTAACTCCTACAGTGAATCCTTTGGTTGGAAGAAGCTGTTCCAACTCGTGCCTATTGCCGGCATGGTATTTGGTTCAGTGAGCAACAAAAATACGATCCGTGATGTAGCCGAAGCAGGTAAAATGTTGTACAAAAAACGGCTGATCCTTCAGCGTTTGAAGTAA
- a CDS encoding prolyl-tRNA synthetase associated domain-containing protein: MLNKQGFYDLLDRNNIVYESIEHPAVYTMEEIFSYQIPHTERIVKNLFLRDDKKRNYYLVTIAGTKSVDLRSLSEKIPSRKLSFASEKDLLEFLGLEKGHVNPMGVFNNIQKNVTVVFDKDLVGQKIGIHPMENTATVFLEFEDVKELITAQGSNVVMCDVE; the protein is encoded by the coding sequence ATGTTAAACAAACAGGGTTTCTATGATCTTTTGGATCGCAATAATATCGTTTACGAAAGTATTGAACATCCCGCAGTATACACGATGGAGGAAATATTCTCTTATCAAATTCCACATACAGAACGTATCGTTAAAAATCTGTTTCTGCGTGATGACAAGAAACGCAACTATTATCTGGTGACGATTGCTGGAACGAAGTCCGTTGATTTGAGAAGTTTAAGCGAAAAGATACCTAGCCGCAAATTAAGTTTTGCCAGTGAAAAGGATTTGTTGGAATTCCTCGGATTGGAAAAAGGGCACGTCAACCCTATGGGGGTTTTTAATAATATTCAGAAAAACGTGACCGTAGTTTTTGACAAGGATCTAGTTGGTCAGAAAATCGGAATTCATCCGATGGAGAATACGGCGACGGTATTCCTTGAATTTGAAGATGTGAAGGAACTAATTACAGCTCAAGGCAGCAACGTTGTCATGTGTGACGTGGAATAA
- a CDS encoding MFS transporter, translating into MSTQSTLTKDATARSKAPPGSDAQSTVYRILIAISLVHLFNDSIQSVIPAIFPILKDSMHLTYTQIGWISFAINFTASIMQPVVGWFADKKPTPSILPIGMGFTFTGMLLLAFADSYMAVLISVIFVGLGSAAFHPEGSRVSHMAAGQRRGLAQSIFQVGGNAGQSLAPLLTRWIFIPFGLFGAIGFTGIAAMGIAVQIYIARWYGRMLQSGGYLRRQAAARRAPNPALRKKITAAITLLILLVFVRSWYIASIGSFYAFNLKDTFGLSTEDAQIYIFLFLAAGALGTFFGGPLADRFGKRNLIFLSMAGAAPLALLLPYANLFWTGVLLTIIGFIMLSSFSVTVVYAQMLIPGKIGTVSGLITGLAFGMGGLGALVLGNWIDVFGVSPVMQMCSFLPLLGIFTFLLPSDKLLNIWAKENGSEE; encoded by the coding sequence ATGTCTACTCAATCCACTTTAACCAAGGACGCCACAGCGCGTTCGAAAGCCCCACCCGGATCGGATGCCCAAAGCACCGTTTACCGGATACTCATTGCCATCAGTTTGGTTCATCTCTTCAATGATTCGATCCAGTCGGTTATTCCAGCCATTTTTCCGATTTTGAAAGACTCTATGCATCTCACGTATACTCAAATCGGATGGATATCATTTGCTATCAACTTTACCGCTTCCATTATGCAGCCTGTCGTAGGCTGGTTTGCAGATAAAAAACCGACGCCATCTATCCTGCCCATTGGCATGGGTTTTACATTTACTGGCATGTTGCTGTTGGCCTTCGCTGACAGTTATATGGCTGTCCTAATCTCCGTTATTTTTGTCGGTCTAGGCTCTGCTGCTTTCCATCCGGAAGGTTCACGGGTATCCCATATGGCTGCTGGTCAGCGCCGTGGGCTGGCACAGTCCATCTTCCAGGTTGGTGGTAACGCCGGGCAGTCCCTTGCCCCATTGCTTACACGCTGGATCTTTATCCCGTTTGGACTGTTCGGTGCCATTGGATTTACAGGCATTGCTGCCATGGGGATTGCAGTCCAAATCTACATAGCCCGTTGGTATGGACGCATGCTGCAATCGGGAGGATATCTGCGTAGACAGGCTGCTGCTCGTCGTGCACCCAATCCTGCTTTACGCAAAAAGATTACTGCCGCCATTACGCTATTGATTTTGCTCGTCTTTGTTCGTTCCTGGTATATCGCTTCCATTGGCAGCTTCTACGCGTTTAATCTGAAAGATACCTTTGGATTATCCACAGAGGACGCGCAGATCTATATCTTCTTGTTCCTCGCTGCTGGAGCACTTGGTACATTCTTCGGAGGCCCACTGGCAGATCGATTCGGCAAACGTAACCTGATCTTCCTGTCCATGGCTGGAGCTGCTCCGCTGGCTCTGTTGCTGCCCTATGCGAATCTGTTCTGGACAGGCGTACTACTAACCATTATTGGTTTTATCATGTTATCCAGCTTCTCGGTTACGGTTGTGTACGCACAGATGCTGATTCCGGGCAAAATCGGAACGGTCTCCGGTCTGATCACAGGTCTGGCATTTGGTATGGGAGGCCTGGGCGCACTCGTGCTGGGCAACTGGATTGACGTTTTCGGTGTATCACCCGTAATGCAGATGTGCAGCTTCCTGCCCCTGCTCGGGATCTTCACGTTCTTGCTTCCATCCGATAAATTACTCAATATCTGGGCGAAAGAAAACGGTAGTGAAGAGTAA
- the queF gene encoding preQ(1) synthase: MRQPDEMQDVTLLGNQNVKYTFEYDPDILESFDNKHPYRDYFVKFNCPEFTSLCPITGQPDFATIYISYIPDVKMVESKSLKLYLFSFRNHGDFHEDCVNIIMNDLIKLMDPRYIEVWGKFTPRGGISIDPYTNYGKPGTKYEQMADHRMMNHDMYPETIDNR; the protein is encoded by the coding sequence ATGAGACAACCTGATGAGATGCAAGATGTGACGTTGCTGGGCAACCAGAATGTAAAATATACGTTTGAATATGATCCGGACATTCTGGAGAGCTTTGATAACAAACATCCGTACCGTGATTATTTTGTAAAATTCAACTGCCCGGAGTTCACCAGCCTGTGCCCGATTACGGGTCAGCCGGACTTTGCAACGATCTATATCAGCTACATTCCGGATGTGAAAATGGTCGAGAGTAAATCACTCAAGCTGTACCTGTTCAGCTTCCGTAACCATGGTGATTTCCACGAGGACTGTGTGAACATCATCATGAACGACCTGATCAAGCTGATGGACCCACGCTACATCGAAGTATGGGGCAAATTCACACCGCGCGGCGGTATTTCCATTGACCCGTATACAAACTACGGTAAACCGGGAACGAAGTACGAGCAGATGGCCGACCATCGCATGATGAATCATGATATGTATCCGGAGACGATTGATAATCGTTAA
- the queE gene encoding 7-carboxy-7-deazaguanine synthase QueE — translation MSSVTQQVNETGSRKEARIPVMEIFGPTVQGEGMVIGQKTMFVRTAGCDYRCSWCDSAFTWDGSGKDQIRMITPEDVWEELRRLGGTRFSHVTISGGNPALLASLGGLVALLRENGIRTAVETQGSRWQPWLADIDEVTVSPKPPSSAMDTDWSVLDDLIGRLASGPVERSHSLKIVIFDETDLDYARSVHARYPGTDLFLQTGNPDVTSSDTPDLASSLLTRYEWLIDQVSASDDLNDVRVLPQLHTLVWGNKRGV, via the coding sequence ATGAGTAGTGTGACACAGCAGGTGAATGAGACGGGATCTCGCAAAGAGGCTCGTATTCCCGTGATGGAGATTTTTGGTCCGACGGTTCAAGGCGAAGGCATGGTCATCGGGCAAAAAACGATGTTTGTTCGCACCGCGGGCTGCGATTATCGCTGCTCCTGGTGCGACTCGGCCTTTACCTGGGACGGCAGTGGCAAGGACCAGATTCGAATGATTACGCCAGAGGATGTATGGGAAGAATTGCGCCGCCTTGGCGGCACCCGCTTCTCCCATGTCACCATCTCTGGCGGTAATCCCGCCCTGCTTGCTTCGCTGGGCGGGTTGGTTGCCCTGCTGCGGGAGAACGGCATCCGCACCGCGGTGGAGACGCAGGGCTCTCGCTGGCAGCCTTGGCTGGCGGACATTGACGAAGTCACCGTCTCGCCTAAGCCACCCAGCTCCGCCATGGACACCGATTGGTCCGTGCTGGATGATCTGATCGGAAGGCTGGCATCTGGCCCGGTAGAACGAAGTCACAGTCTGAAGATCGTGATCTTCGATGAGACAGACCTGGACTATGCACGCAGTGTGCATGCGCGGTATCCGGGCACAGATTTATTTTTACAAACCGGGAACCCGGATGTGACTTCCTCCGATACGCCAGATCTGGCGTCCTCGCTGCTTACTCGTTATGAGTGGCTGATCGACCAAGTTAGTGCCTCCGATGACCTGAATGATGTTCGTGTTCTTCCGCAGCTACATACGTTGGTATGGGGCAACAAACGCGGCGTCTAA
- the queD gene encoding 6-carboxytetrahydropterin synthase QueD, with amino-acid sequence MREPGTFRIVEHLQRIGEDILPTQLRYHRKRVLVSKEFTFDAAHHLHCYEGKCKNLHGHTYKVIFGISGYPGETGLTVDFGHIKDIWKTQIEGYLDHQYLNETLPLMNTTAENMVVWLFEQMEHALQTEPYAGLTDGGRTEFVRLFETPTSYAEARREWMIHE; translated from the coding sequence ATGAGAGAGCCGGGAACATTCCGTATTGTAGAGCATCTGCAACGCATCGGAGAAGATATTCTACCCACCCAGCTGCGCTATCACCGCAAACGTGTGCTTGTAAGCAAAGAATTCACCTTTGACGCAGCACATCACCTGCATTGTTATGAAGGCAAGTGTAAAAACCTGCACGGTCATACGTATAAAGTTATTTTTGGCATTAGCGGTTATCCGGGTGAGACCGGGCTGACGGTTGATTTTGGACATATCAAAGATATATGGAAAACTCAAATTGAGGGATATCTGGATCATCAGTACCTCAACGAGACACTTCCTTTAATGAATACAACGGCTGAAAATATGGTCGTTTGGCTGTTCGAACAGATGGAACATGCGCTCCAGACGGAGCCCTATGCCGGGCTGACCGATGGTGGGCGGACGGAGTTTGTCCGACTCTTCGAGACACCAACCAGTTACGCGGAGGCGAGACGGGAGTGGATGATCCATGAGTAG
- the queC gene encoding 7-cyano-7-deazaguanine synthase QueC: MNEEKAVVVFSGGQDSTTCLFWAKQQFADVEVVTFDYGQRHKLEIECAAEIARDLGVQQTVLDMSLLNQLAPNALTRTDVEITHEEGELPSTFVDGRNLLFLSFAAIMAKQKGARHLVTGVCETDFSGYPDCRDSFVKSMNVTLNLSMDYPFVIHTPLMWLDKAQTWKMADDLGAFDYVRERTLTCYNGVIGDGCGECPACKLRKAGLDRYVQQRATGSTGVDVR, encoded by the coding sequence TTGAACGAAGAAAAAGCAGTCGTTGTATTCAGCGGCGGTCAGGATAGTACCACGTGTCTGTTCTGGGCCAAACAACAGTTTGCCGATGTCGAGGTTGTTACGTTTGATTACGGTCAGCGCCACAAGCTGGAGATTGAATGCGCAGCCGAGATCGCTCGTGATCTGGGCGTACAGCAAACGGTACTCGATATGAGTCTGTTAAATCAGCTTGCCCCCAATGCGCTCACTCGCACAGATGTGGAGATTACGCATGAAGAAGGCGAACTGCCGAGTACATTTGTAGATGGACGAAATCTGCTGTTCCTCAGTTTTGCAGCCATTATGGCAAAGCAAAAAGGAGCACGTCACCTGGTTACAGGTGTATGCGAGACGGATTTCAGCGGATACCCAGATTGCCGGGATTCATTTGTGAAATCAATGAATGTGACGCTTAACCTGTCCATGGACTATCCATTTGTCATTCACACCCCGCTCATGTGGCTGGACAAAGCCCAAACGTGGAAGATGGCCGATGATCTCGGTGCTTTTGATTATGTACGCGAGCGTACCCTGACCTGTTATAACGGCGTGATCGGCGATGGATGCGGAGAGTGCCCTGCTTGCAAACTGCGCAAAGCCGGATTGGATCGTTATGTACAGCAACGTGCTACCGGATCTACGGGAGTGGATGTACGATGA